GATGCCTTGCTCCGCATGAAGTACGAGCACCTCATGACGCAGGAGCGGCCGCGGACCTACACGCGGCCGGCGCGGATCGTTCGTCTCAACGCCCGGGCCAAAGGCGGCAAACGCTGACCCGATTCGACCCCGCCCGGAAACCGACGCGACGAAAGCTTAGCTCGGATTGATCGTCTTCTTCAGAACCTGGCTGGCCTTGAAGGTGAGCACCTTGCGGCCCGTGATGATGATCTCTTCGCCGGTTTGCGGGTTCCGGCCCTTCCGCGGTCGCTTTTGATTCACGACGAAGTTTCCGAACCCGGAGATCTTCACCTTGTCGCCGTGCTCGAGACGGCTCTTGATGATCTCGAAGATCGACTCGACTACCTCGGAGGCCTCCTTCTTCGAGAAGCCAACCTTCTCGTAGATCCGCTCGACGATGTCCGCCTTGGTCATCGTCGCGTTCTTCGTCGCCACGGGCATCCCGTCGTTCACCGGCGTACCTCCAAAGGTAGTTTCGCAACCAGCCGTGCGACTAGCCGGTCGTGCGTGGCTTTGACCTCGTCGTCCGTGAGCGTTCGGTTCGAAGCGCGGTACGCGATGCTATACGCGAGGCTCTTCTTCCCCTTCGGAA
Above is a window of Deltaproteobacteria bacterium DNA encoding:
- a CDS encoding integration host factor subunit alpha — encoded protein: MPVATKNATMTKADIVERIYEKVGFSKKEASEVVESIFEIIKSRLEHGDKVKISGFGNFVVNQKRPRKGRNPQTGEEIIITGRKVLTFKASQVLKKTINPS